A part of Helicobacter fennelliae genomic DNA contains:
- a CDS encoding flavodoxin — translation MEKIGIFYGSDGGNSKNIAESIASQIGGAEVFDVASANKAQFAGFKNLILVTPTYGAGDLQTDWEDFLDTLSDDDFSGKVVALVGVGDQDTYSDTFCDGISHIYNKAKSSAKIIGQTSTDGYDFADSQSVVDGKFVGLVLDEDNQDDQTADRIKNWVASIKGSFA, via the coding sequence ATGGAAAAAATCGGAATTTTTTATGGTAGCGATGGCGGTAACTCAAAAAATATAGCTGAAAGCATAGCAAGCCAAATCGGTGGTGCGGAAGTGTTTGATGTGGCTTCAGCAAACAAAGCTCAATTTGCAGGCTTTAAAAATCTTATTTTGGTTACCCCAACTTATGGAGCAGGTGATTTGCAAACTGATTGGGAGGATTTTTTGGATACGCTAAGTGATGATGATTTTAGCGGAAAAGTTGTCGCTTTGGTTGGGGTTGGCGATCAAGATACATATTCTGATACATTCTGTGATGGCATTTCTCATATCTACAACAAAGCCAAATCAAGCGCAAAAATCATCGGGCAAACTTCAACAGACGGATATGATTTTGCAGATTCTCAATCCGTAGTCGATGGAAAGTTCGTTGGTTTGGTGCTTGATGAGGATAATCAAGACGATCAAACTGCAGATAGGATTAAAAATTGGGTCGCAAGCATTAAAGGTAGTTTTGCTTAA
- a CDS encoding methyltransferase, translating into MHQLLLETNTNNLNALFNVVYKTNQWGNGSGSGSDENLCANYVAYLQDFFRTHHIKSVVDVGCGDWQFSKNIDFSGIEYKGFDVASVVINSNNAKYHKQNITFTHYNGDFNVLPSADLLLCKDVLQHLPNAKIKEFLTILPRYKFALITNDLGENPNMEILPTQWRTLDLSLPPFNLKCKKVFEFDEPHRNECKITILWENPK; encoded by the coding sequence ATACACCAACTCCTTCTTGAAACAAATACAAACAATCTTAACGCACTTTTTAATGTTGTCTATAAAACAAACCAATGGGGAAATGGCTCAGGCAGCGGGTCAGATGAAAATCTCTGCGCAAACTATGTAGCTTATTTACAAGATTTTTTCCGCACACATCATATCAAAAGCGTAGTAGATGTGGGCTGTGGGGATTGGCAATTTTCAAAAAATATTGACTTTAGCGGAATTGAGTATAAAGGATTTGATGTCGCAAGTGTTGTGATAAATTCTAATAATGCCAAATATCATAAACAAAATATCACTTTTACCCACTATAATGGTGATTTTAATGTGCTTCCTAGTGCTGATCTCTTGCTCTGTAAAGATGTTTTACAGCATTTGCCAAACGCTAAAATTAAAGAATTTCTTACTATCTTGCCCCGCTATAAATTTGCCCTTATCACCAATGATCTAGGAGAAAATCCAAATATGGAGATTTTGCCTACACAATGGCGAACACTTGATCTTTCACTTCCACCATTTAATCTGAAGTGTAAAAAAGTCTTTGAATTTGATGAGCCACACAGAAATGAATGCAAGATTACGATACTTTGGGAGAATCCAAAATAG
- the grpE gene encoding nucleotide exchange factor GrpE: MEEEKNAESNTKSQDTQEQTSPHTDDESIKQAFKELEDKYMRVHADFENTKKRLERDKNQALEYAYEKIAKDLLPVLDALESAKEAAKDNPAILEGISHIKENLLKVLSKHGIEEVDASGEFDPNSHECIMQVANPEVQNGHIAQIMQKGYRYKERTLRPAMVAVAKND, from the coding sequence ATGGAAGAAGAAAAAAACGCAGAATCTAACACAAAATCTCAAGATACGCAAGAGCAAACATCACCTCATACAGATGATGAGAGCATCAAGCAGGCATTTAAAGAGCTTGAGGATAAATATATGCGCGTTCATGCGGATTTTGAAAATACCAAAAAACGTCTTGAGCGCGATAAAAATCAAGCTCTTGAATATGCGTATGAAAAAATAGCTAAGGATTTGTTGCCTGTTTTGGACGCACTTGAGAGTGCCAAAGAAGCAGCAAAAGATAATCCGGCAATTTTAGAGGGGATCTCTCATATCAAAGAGAATCTCCTTAAAGTTCTCTCAAAGCATGGAATAGAAGAAGTCGATGCAAGTGGCGAATTTGACCCAAATTCGCATGAATGTATCATGCAAGTTGCAAACCCTGAAGTGCAAAATGGACATATTGCCCAGATAATGCAAAAGGGTTACAGATACAAAGAGCGCACACTGCGTCCAGCGATGGTTGCAGTCGCAAAAAATGATTAA
- a CDS encoding UDP-glucuronic acid decarboxylase family protein, with protein MLHKKILVTGGAGFLGSHLCERLLDRGDEVLCVDNLFTGTKRNITHLLANPRFEFMRHDVTFPLYVEVDEIYNLACPASPVHYQFDPVQTTKTSVMGAINMLGLAKRTKAKILQASTSEVYGDPEIHPQVESYKGSVNPIGIRACYDEGKRCAETLFFDYQRQHNVNIKVMRIFNTYGPRMHPNDGRVVSNFIIQALKGQDITIYGEGKQTRSFCYVDDLIEGMIRLMESRDGFSGPVNIGNPNEFSMLELAQNILELTQSKSKLIFLPLPQDDPKQRQPDIALAKSELQWQPQVQLREGLSRTIEYFKNNLG; from the coding sequence ATGTTGCATAAAAAAATTTTAGTTACCGGTGGTGCTGGGTTTTTGGGTTCTCATTTGTGTGAGCGATTGCTTGATAGAGGCGATGAGGTGCTTTGCGTGGATAATCTCTTTACCGGCACAAAGCGAAATATCACGCATCTTTTGGCTAATCCACGTTTTGAATTTATGCGTCATGATGTTACTTTTCCACTTTATGTGGAAGTTGATGAGATTTATAATCTCGCTTGTCCGGCAAGCCCTGTGCATTATCAGTTTGATCCTGTGCAGACGACAAAAACTTCCGTAATGGGCGCGATAAATATGCTCGGACTTGCCAAACGCACAAAAGCTAAAATCCTGCAAGCTTCCACAAGCGAAGTGTATGGCGATCCTGAAATCCACCCTCAAGTAGAATCTTACAAGGGTAGCGTCAATCCAATAGGTATCCGTGCGTGCTATGATGAGGGCAAACGATGTGCGGAGACATTGTTTTTTGACTATCAAAGGCAACATAATGTCAATATCAAAGTGATGAGAATCTTTAACACCTATGGACCTCGAATGCACCCAAATGACGGGCGTGTGGTGAGTAATTTTATCATTCAAGCACTCAAAGGGCAGGATATTACTATTTATGGAGAGGGCAAGCAGACGCGGAGCTTTTGCTATGTCGATGATTTGATAGAGGGTATGATACGGCTTATGGAGAGTCGCGATGGATTTAGCGGACCTGTAAATATCGGAAACCCAAATGAATTTAGCATGCTTGAGCTTGCCCAAAATATACTTGAACTCACGCAATCAAAATCTAAACTCATCTTTTTGCCACTTCCTCAAGATGATCCCAAACAGCGACAGCCTGATATTGCTTTGGCAAAAAGTGAATTGCAATGGCAACCGCAAGTGCAACTTCGAGAGGGGTTAAGCAGGACGATTGAATATTTTAAGAATAATCTTGGCTAG
- a CDS encoding DUF996 domain-containing protein — MKGKIIDTALIIANDDKRYSFDKTDIVNLSDKSIDMIIGSEVDFEIEGDKAKSIYITKAKFNVDAVLKGSDINSIKIKAYTSLICGALGLMPFVGFVFSIISFVAMILAILAINKNSQSKTLLRNYVIYFILIFFGGLIISTFSAVSVGLVALSNDAGFLGLGFGVIFGFIVVVAGLIFGYLYYKELSSITNEPFFLYAFILLIIGKLTTLIFIGFIFVIAAIILEIIAWVRFKEIRQVA; from the coding sequence ATGAAAGGCAAAATTATTGACACTGCGTTAATCATCGCTAATGACGATAAAAGATATAGCTTTGATAAAACTGATATTGTCAATTTATCTGATAAATCCATAGATATGATTATTGGTTCTGAGGTTGATTTTGAGATCGAAGGCGACAAAGCAAAATCAATCTACATCACAAAAGCAAAATTCAATGTAGATGCAGTTCTCAAAGGTTCTGATATAAATAGTATCAAAATCAAAGCTTATACAAGCCTTATTTGCGGTGCTTTGGGACTTATGCCATTTGTTGGTTTTGTGTTTTCAATCATAAGTTTTGTCGCGATGATTTTGGCAATCCTTGCGATCAATAAAAATTCCCAAAGCAAAACCTTACTTAGAAATTATGTGATTTATTTTATCTTGATCTTTTTTGGCGGGTTGATTATCTCTACATTTAGTGCCGTAAGCGTAGGGCTTGTAGCATTGTCTAATGATGCTGGATTCTTAGGGCTTGGCTTTGGTGTGATTTTTGGCTTTATTGTCGTTGTGGCAGGGCTTATTTTTGGGTATTTGTATTACAAAGAACTCTCTTCTATCACTAATGAGCCTTTTTTCTTGTATGCGTTTATCCTTTTAATTATTGGCAAACTAACAACACTTATTTTCATAGGATTTATTTTTGTCATTGCTGCGATTATTTTAGAAATCATCGCTTGGGTGCGCTTCAAAGAAATTCGTCAGGTAGCTTAA
- a CDS encoding acyl-CoA thioesterase, which translates to MESESHLEKAMDNRYLTMNVLVTPSMANFSGLMHGGELLKLLDQVAYACGTRYCGIGVITMSVESVVFRQPIPIGTLLTFLASVNYTGRTSCEIGIKVISENIKEQYVTHCVSCYFTMVAFQDGKTMPIPPLEPRTAIEKRRYQDALKRREQRSKK; encoded by the coding sequence ATGGAATCAGAATCTCACTTAGAAAAAGCTATGGATAATCGCTATTTGACAATGAATGTATTGGTTACGCCTTCTATGGCAAATTTTAGCGGACTTATGCATGGCGGAGAGCTCCTCAAGCTTCTTGATCAAGTCGCGTATGCGTGCGGGACTCGATATTGTGGAATCGGCGTTATAACGATGAGCGTAGAGAGTGTGGTATTTCGTCAGCCCATACCCATTGGCACACTTTTGACATTTTTAGCGAGTGTGAATTACACCGGTAGGACGAGCTGTGAAATCGGCATAAAAGTCATTAGCGAAAACATCAAAGAACAATATGTTACACATTGTGTGAGCTGCTACTTTACAATGGTGGCATTTCAAGATGGCAAAACTATGCCAATTCCGCCACTTGAGCCAAGAACAGCGATTGAAAAAAGACGTTATCAAGACGCGCTTAAAAGACGCGAACAACGAAGCAAAAAATAG
- the glmS gene encoding glutamine--fructose-6-phosphate transaminase (isomerizing): protein MCGIVGYVGNNEKKQIILGGLRELEYRGYDSAGMAVLADNVLHSFKAVGKLANLENKTTHFSSSGFGLAIGHTRWATHGKPTENNAHPHAGEFSCVVHNGIIENYKELRAFLESSGYTFLSQTDTEIIVHLFEENLKSLQDPKLAFEATISKFKGAFAILLITKVAPDRIFYAKNAAPLIIGKGKDGIYFGSSDAPLIGLVDEVVYLEDGAIGDSLGFADLTPKVSFSHNRIYAQKEGFRYFMEKEIYEQDRVLLETMMGRVGEGDVSLDEIDEIGETLCEKIDQITICACGTSYHAGMVGKYLLERKARIRTNVVIASEFRYAKPILGKNELFIAISQSGETADTLEALKLAKAQGLKILAICNVDNSSIIRESHYSLLTRAGIEKGVASTKAFATQVMVLWILSVFLGKKKGVIDQKGIQSEERAMISAINATKVQPALHDRIKRLSKRYLHGHGFFFIGRDVFYPLALEGALKLKEISYLHAEGYPSGEMKHGPIALVDSNLFTIALMPKHLLFDKISSNVEELSARDATICAISQDDFTLADDMVRIAPAQSYMEEFFAMMVVLQLLALEIAVRLGNDVDMPRNLAKSVTVE, encoded by the coding sequence ATGTGCGGAATTGTCGGCTATGTGGGAAATAACGAAAAAAAGCAAATCATTCTTGGTGGCTTGAGAGAGCTTGAATATCGAGGCTATGATTCCGCTGGAATGGCTGTTTTGGCAGATAATGTGCTCCATTCATTTAAAGCTGTCGGCAAGCTTGCAAATCTTGAAAATAAAACTACACATTTTTCATCAAGTGGTTTTGGGCTTGCTATCGGGCATACAAGGTGGGCAACTCATGGCAAGCCAACCGAAAACAACGCTCACCCGCATGCTGGAGAATTTAGCTGTGTAGTGCATAATGGCATTATCGAAAACTACAAAGAACTTAGGGCTTTTTTGGAATCTAGCGGATATACTTTTTTGAGCCAAACTGATACAGAAATTATCGTGCATCTTTTTGAGGAGAATCTCAAATCCCTACAAGACCCAAAGCTTGCCTTTGAAGCGACAATCTCTAAGTTCAAAGGAGCGTTTGCGATTTTGCTGATTACAAAAGTCGCGCCTGATCGGATTTTTTATGCCAAAAATGCTGCGCCACTTATCATAGGAAAAGGCAAAGATGGAATCTATTTTGGCTCATCTGATGCGCCATTGATTGGGCTTGTTGATGAGGTTGTGTATCTTGAAGATGGCGCGATTGGTGATTCTTTGGGGTTTGCAGATCTCACACCAAAGGTTTCTTTCTCGCATAATAGAATCTATGCGCAAAAGGAAGGATTCCGCTATTTTATGGAAAAAGAAATTTATGAGCAAGATAGAGTGCTACTTGAGACGATGATGGGGCGCGTAGGTGAGGGCGATGTCAGCCTTGATGAAATCGATGAGATTGGAGAGACATTATGTGAGAAAATCGATCAGATCACGATTTGTGCGTGTGGGACAAGCTATCACGCAGGAATGGTTGGCAAATATTTATTAGAGCGCAAAGCCAGAATCCGCACAAATGTTGTGATTGCAAGTGAATTCCGCTATGCAAAGCCGATTTTGGGAAAAAATGAATTATTTATCGCTATCTCTCAAAGTGGCGAAACAGCCGATACCCTAGAGGCACTTAAACTTGCCAAAGCGCAAGGGCTAAAGATTCTAGCAATTTGTAATGTCGATAATAGCTCAATTATCCGAGAATCTCATTATAGCCTTTTGACTCGAGCAGGGATAGAAAAGGGTGTGGCAAGCACAAAAGCGTTTGCGACACAAGTTATGGTGCTATGGATATTGAGCGTGTTTTTGGGGAAGAAAAAGGGTGTGATCGATCAAAAAGGAATCCAGAGCGAAGAGCGGGCGATGATTAGCGCGATCAATGCGACTAAAGTCCAGCCCGCACTTCATGATCGTATCAAGCGACTTTCAAAACGTTATTTGCACGGGCATGGGTTTTTCTTTATTGGGCGCGATGTGTTTTATCCATTGGCACTAGAGGGCGCACTCAAGCTCAAAGAGATAAGCTATCTGCATGCGGAGGGTTATCCAAGCGGAGAAATGAAGCATGGACCTATCGCGCTTGTAGATTCTAATCTTTTTACGATTGCTTTAATGCCAAAGCATTTGCTGTTTGATAAAATCTCTTCAAATGTCGAGGAGCTAAGTGCCCGAGATGCGACTATTTGCGCGATCTCTCAAGATGACTTTACATTGGCTGATGATATGGTGCGTATCGCTCCAGCACAAAGCTATATGGAGGAATTTTTTGCGATGATGGTGGTGCTTCAGCTTTTGGCACTAGAGATTGCTGTGCGACTTGGAAATGATGTGGATATGCCACGAAATTTGGCAAAATCTGTAACGGTTGAGTGA
- a CDS encoding glycosyltransferase family 10 domain-containing protein, which produces MKTIKMRCVDWWEQDTKENFYKNPFIQALSQKYNIEYSNKPDFLLYGPFGQNNLQFPKEVVRIFYTGENTRTDWNIADYGIDFDFMDFGDRHLCMPLFFLPGECGISSRAITKHLRAEQIFQEKREKFCAFLVSNGSNHIRNTAFKKLCAYKKVDSGGRYLNNIGGRIGDRFKDFEKSKYEWLLGYKFNLCFENSSYPGYVTEKILQAYEAGCIPIYWGDSTLCDVRYAKYRPTFNPKAFVNAHDFANLDELVQEVRRIDNDNEAYLAMLKEPIFLDSTIDTHVLGGGGQAQAK; this is translated from the coding sequence GTGAAAACCATAAAAATGCGTTGCGTGGATTGGTGGGAGCAAGATACAAAGGAGAATTTCTATAAAAATCCATTTATCCAGGCTCTCAGCCAAAAATATAATATTGAATATTCTAATAAGCCTGATTTCTTGCTTTATGGTCCATTTGGACAAAATAATCTTCAATTTCCAAAAGAAGTTGTGCGGATATTTTATACAGGTGAAAATACCCGCACGGACTGGAATATCGCAGACTATGGTATAGACTTTGATTTTATGGACTTTGGAGATAGGCATTTATGTATGCCATTGTTTTTTCTTCCCGGAGAATGCGGAATCTCCTCAAGAGCAATCACAAAACACTTAAGGGCAGAGCAAATTTTTCAAGAAAAGCGAGAGAAGTTTTGTGCTTTTCTTGTCTCAAATGGTAGCAATCATATTCGCAATACTGCCTTCAAAAAACTTTGCGCATACAAAAAGGTGGATTCTGGCGGACGATATTTGAATAATATCGGTGGGCGTATAGGCGATAGATTTAAGGATTTTGAAAAATCAAAATATGAGTGGCTCTTGGGTTATAAATTTAACCTCTGCTTTGAAAACTCCTCATATCCGGGCTATGTAACAGAAAAAATCCTGCAAGCCTATGAAGCAGGCTGTATCCCAATCTATTGGGGAGATAGCACATTATGCGATGTGCGATATGCCAAATATCGCCCAACTTTTAACCCCAAAGCCTTTGTCAATGCTCATGATTTTGCAAATCTTGATGAATTAGTGCAAGAAGTGCGCCGCATAGACAATGACAATGAGGCTTATTTGGCAATGCTTAAAGAACCTATATTTTTAGATTCTACGATAGATACACATGTTTTAGGGGGGGGGGGGCAAGCACAAGCTAAATAA
- the galE gene encoding UDP-glucose 4-epimerase GalE, whose amino-acid sequence MKLLLTGGSGYIGSHTAYCLLQNLDCEIVILDNFSTGFRENFLYLQAVYPKRVRLVTMDLGDLAGLEMLLGAENVDKKGFDAVLHFGASLIVSESVEKPLLYYKNNVINTINLIDLCIKHKIKNFIFSSTAAVYGEPDSSLIPVKESAPLLPINPYGSSKMMSEMVMRDVSAVEDFCYIALRYFNVAGSSMANNPKDLSQNLGLGQRAKNATHLIKIATQCATHKRDEMFIFGDDYPTLDGTCIRDYIHIDDLASAHLVALEFLLQHKKSEIFNVGYNQGYSVKEVIDCVKKVSGVDFCVKNAPRRDGDPAMLIASNERLLSLTHWKPRYNDLELIVKSAYEWERFLK is encoded by the coding sequence ATGAAACTTTTGCTTACAGGTGGTAGTGGCTATATAGGATCTCACACAGCATATTGTTTGCTTCAGAATCTTGATTGTGAAATTGTGATACTTGATAATTTCAGCACAGGCTTTAGAGAGAATTTTTTGTATTTGCAGGCGGTATATCCTAAGAGGGTGCGTTTGGTTACAATGGATTTGGGCGATTTGGCGGGGCTTGAGATGTTGCTTGGCGCAGAAAATGTTGATAAAAAGGGCTTTGATGCAGTGCTTCATTTTGGTGCGTCATTGATTGTCAGTGAATCCGTAGAAAAGCCACTTTTATACTACAAAAATAATGTGATTAATACTATAAACCTTATAGATTTATGCATCAAACATAAGATAAAAAACTTCATCTTTTCTTCGACTGCGGCGGTGTATGGCGAGCCAGATTCTAGCTTGATCCCAGTAAAAGAGAGTGCGCCATTACTTCCTATCAATCCTTATGGAAGCTCAAAAATGATGAGTGAAATGGTGATGAGAGATGTAAGCGCGGTTGAGGATTTTTGCTATATCGCATTGCGGTATTTTAATGTCGCAGGCTCAAGTATGGCTAACAATCCAAAAGATCTTTCGCAGAATCTAGGACTTGGACAACGAGCCAAAAACGCCACGCATTTAATCAAAATCGCCACACAATGCGCGACACACAAACGCGATGAGATGTTTATATTTGGAGATGATTATCCTACGCTTGATGGGACTTGCATACGAGATTATATTCATATTGATGATTTGGCAAGCGCACATTTGGTGGCATTGGAGTTTTTATTACAGCACAAAAAAAGCGAGATTTTTAATGTCGGCTACAATCAAGGATATAGCGTAAAAGAAGTGATTGATTGCGTAAAAAAGGTTAGTGGAGTTGATTTTTGTGTCAAAAACGCACCGCGTAGAGATGGCGATCCGGCTATGTTGATTGCGAGCAATGAAAGGCTTTTGTCTTTGACGCATTGGAAGCCACGATATAATGATTTAGAGTTGATTGTCAAAAGTGCGTATGAATGGGAAAGGTTTTTAAAATAA
- the dnaK gene encoding molecular chaperone DnaK, with protein MAKVIGIDLGTTNSAMAVYEGNEAKVIANKEGKNTTPSIVAFTDKGEVLVGEPAKRQAVTNPKKTIYSIKRIMGLMFNEDKAKEAEKRLPYKIIDRNGACAVEIDDKIYTPQEISAKILMKLKEDAESYLGESVTEAVITVPAYFNDSQRKATKEAGTIAGLNVLRIINEPTSAALAYGLDKKESEKIMVYDLGGGTFDVTVLETGDNVVEVLATGGDAFLGGDDFDNRIIDWAASEFKSESGIDIKGDVMALQRLKDAAENAKKELSSAQETELNLPFITADASGPKHLVKKLTRAKFESLIDDLIDETIKKIDFVIKDAGLGKGDISEVVMVGGSTRIPKVQERVKDFISKDLNKSVNPDEVVAVGAAIQGGVLKGDVKDVLLLDVTPLSLGIETLGGVMTKVIDRGTTIPAKKTQTFSTAEDNQPAVSIHVLQGERELARDNKSLGRFDLQGIPPAPRGVPQIEVTFDIDANGILTVSAKDKASGKSQEIKISGSSGLSDSEIEKMVKDAELHKEEDAKRKEAIESRNMADSLVYQTEKSLGEMKDKLDPAETSNIQKALDDLKEVLKNESATKEQIDEKIKALTEVSHKLAEAMYAKDQPNAQNTQNPNASQKGKDDDVIDAEVE; from the coding sequence ATGGCAAAAGTAATTGGAATAGACTTAGGAACTACAAACTCTGCAATGGCAGTGTATGAAGGCAATGAAGCAAAAGTAATAGCAAACAAAGAGGGCAAAAATACCACGCCTTCAATCGTGGCATTTACCGATAAGGGCGAGGTGCTCGTAGGTGAGCCTGCAAAGCGCCAAGCGGTGACTAATCCAAAGAAAACGATTTACTCCATTAAGCGCATTATGGGGCTTATGTTTAACGAAGACAAGGCAAAAGAGGCTGAGAAGCGCCTACCCTATAAGATCATCGATCGCAATGGCGCGTGCGCGGTGGAGATAGATGATAAGATCTACACACCGCAAGAGATCTCAGCAAAGATTCTTATGAAGCTAAAAGAGGACGCAGAATCTTACTTGGGCGAGAGCGTGACAGAGGCGGTGATCACCGTTCCGGCGTATTTTAACGACTCTCAGCGCAAGGCGACAAAAGAGGCTGGCACAATCGCTGGGCTCAATGTGCTTAGAATCATAAATGAGCCCACAAGCGCGGCACTTGCCTATGGGCTAGATAAGAAAGAATCTGAAAAGATTATGGTGTATGACTTAGGCGGGGGCACATTTGATGTGACCGTGCTTGAGACTGGCGATAATGTCGTAGAAGTGCTTGCCACTGGTGGCGATGCCTTCCTTGGCGGTGATGACTTTGATAATAGAATTATTGATTGGGCAGCAAGTGAATTTAAGAGTGAGAGCGGAATTGATATAAAAGGCGATGTGATGGCACTGCAGCGCTTAAAAGACGCCGCAGAAAATGCCAAAAAAGAGCTCTCAAGCGCGCAAGAGACAGAGCTTAATTTGCCATTTATCACCGCTGATGCAAGCGGACCTAAGCACTTAGTCAAAAAGCTCACACGCGCGAAGTTTGAGAGCCTTATTGATGATCTAATCGATGAGACGATTAAGAAAATCGACTTTGTGATAAAAGACGCTGGGCTTGGCAAGGGCGATATCAGCGAAGTAGTGATGGTGGGCGGCTCTACGAGAATCCCAAAAGTCCAAGAGCGGGTAAAAGACTTTATCAGTAAAGATCTTAACAAATCCGTAAATCCCGATGAGGTCGTGGCTGTGGGTGCAGCGATACAAGGCGGCGTGCTAAAGGGCGATGTCAAAGATGTACTGCTGCTTGATGTGACACCGCTAAGCCTTGGTATTGAGACACTTGGTGGCGTTATGACAAAGGTTATTGATCGAGGAACGACTATCCCCGCTAAAAAAACCCAGACATTCTCAACAGCCGAAGATAATCAACCAGCAGTATCTATACATGTTTTGCAAGGTGAGCGAGAGCTAGCACGAGACAACAAATCACTTGGACGATTTGACTTGCAAGGTATCCCGCCAGCTCCACGTGGTGTGCCACAAATCGAAGTAACTTTTGACATCGATGCTAATGGAATCTTAACCGTGAGTGCAAAAGACAAGGCAAGTGGCAAATCTCAAGAAATTAAGATTAGCGGATCAAGCGGGCTTTCAGATTCTGAAATCGAAAAAATGGTCAAAGACGCCGAGCTCCACAAAGAAGAGGACGCAAAACGAAAAGAAGCGATAGAATCTCGCAATATGGCTGACTCTCTTGTGTATCAGACAGAAAAATCACTCGGTGAAATGAAAGATAAACTCGATCCTGCGGAGACTAGCAATATCCAAAAAGCACTTGATGATCTCAAAGAAGTGCTTAAAAATGAAAGTGCGACAAAAGAGCAAATCGATGAAAAAATCAAAGCTCTAACTGAAGTCAGCCATAAGCTTGCAGAAGCTATGTATGCCAAAGATCAGCCTAACGCACAAAATACACAGAATCCAAACGCAAGCCAAAAAGGCAAAGATGATGATGTGATTGACGCAGAAGTTGAATAA